The region GCCCCTTGTCCCGCGCGAGCGGGGCGAACGTCGCCTCCATGTATTCGACCAGCGCGGCCACCGACATGGCCTGCGGGTGGATGTCCATGCGGCCCGCCTCGACCTTGGACAGGTCGAGGATGTCGTTGATGAGCTGGAGCAGCGCCGAGCCCGCGTCGTGGATGGTGCGGGCGAACTCGACCTGCTGCGCCGTCAGGTTGCCCTCGGCGTTCTCCGTGAGCAGCTTGGCGAGCACGAGCAGGCTGTTCAGCGGGGTGCGCAGCTCGTGGGACATGTTCGCCAGGAACTCGGACTTGTAGCGGGACGACACCGCGAGCTGCTCGGCGCGCTCCTCCAGCGTCCGCCGGGCCTGCTCGATCTGGAAGTTCTGGATCTCGATGGCCCGGTTCTGCTTGGCGAGCAGCGCCGCCTTGTCCTCCAGCTCGGCGTTGGACCGGCGCAGCTCCTCCTGCTGGCGCTGCAGCTCGTCGGAGCGCTCCTGCAGCTCGATGGCGAGCCGCTGCGACTCGGTCAGCAGCGCCTCGGTCCGGGAGTTCGCCATGATCGTGTTGATGGTGACGCCGATGGTCTCGACGAGCTGCGTGAGGAACGCCACGTGCACCTGGCTGAACTGGGTGAACGAGGCCATCTCCAGGACGCCGAGCACCTTGTTCTCGAACAGGATCGGCAGCACGACGATCTGCGCCGGGTGTGACCGGCTGAGCCCGGTCTCGATCGTGATCGAGTCGGCCGGCACGTTCTCCAGGATGATCTGCTTGGCCTCCAGGGCGGCCTGGCCGATGATCCCCTCGCCCAGCTCGAAGCGCGGCTTGGGGGACGACCCCGGCTGGATGCCGTACCCGGCGATGAGGTTGAGCCGGCCGCCGTCGTAGAGGTAGCAGGCGCCGTGACCGGCCGACACGAGCGGGGTGAGCTCGCTCATGATCAGTCGCGCGACCTCCATGAGGTCGCGGTGGCCCTGCATGAGGCGGGAGATCCGGGCCAGGTTGGACTTGAGCCAGTCCTGCTCCTGGTTCGTCTTCGTGGTCTGGCGCAGGGTGGACACCATCGTGTTGATGTTGTCCTTGAGCTGGGCCAGCTCGCCCGGGGCCTCCACGGTGATCGACCGGGTGAGGTCGCCCCTGGCGACGGCGCTGGTCACCTCGGCGATCGCGCGCACCTGCGTGGTGAGGTTGCCGGCCAGCTCGTTCACGCTCTCGGTGAGCCGCTTCCAGGTGCCCTCGACGCCCTCGACGCGGGCCTGGCCGCCGAGCTGGCCCTCCGAGCCCACCTCGCGGGCGACGCGGGTCACCTCGGAGGCGAAGGACGAGAGCTGATCGACCATGGTGTTCATGGTGCTCTTGAGCTGGAGGATCTCGCCCTGGGCGTCGACGTCGATCTTGCGGGTCAGGTCGCCGTTGGCGACGGCCGTGGTCACCTGGGCGATGTTGCGCACCTGGTAGGTGAAGTTGTTGGCCATCGAGTTGACGTTGTCGGTGAGGTCCTTCCAGACGCCCGACACGCCCGGCACCCGGGCCTGGCCGCCGAGGCGTCCCTCGGTGCCGACCTCGCGGGCGACGCGGGTCACCTCCGCGGCGAAGGCCGAGAGCTGGTCGACCATCGTGTTCATCGTGTCCTTGAGCTCCAGGATCTCGCCCTGGGCGTCCACGGTGATCTTCTTCGACAGGTTGCCCTGGGCGACGGCGGTGGACACGACGGCGATCTGCCGGATCTGGGACGTCAGGTTGTTCGCCATGAAGTTGACGTTGTCGGTGAGGTCCTTCCAGTTGCCCGACACGCCGCGCACCTGCGCCTGGCCGCCGAGGCGTCCCTCGGTGCCGACCTCGCGGGCGACGCGGGTCACCTCGGAGGCGAAGGACGACAGCTGGTCGACCATGGTGTTCATGGTGCTCTTGAGTTCGAGCATCTCGCCCTGGGCGTCGACGTCGATCTTGCGGGTGAAGTCGCCGTTGGCGACGGCCGTGGTCACCTGGGCGATGTTGCGCACCTGGTAGGTGAGGTTCCTGGCCATCGAGTTGACGTTGTCGGTGAGGTCCTTCCAGACGCCCGACACGCCCTTCACCTCGGCGCGGCCGCCCAGCTTGCCCTCGGTGCCGACCTCGCGGGCGACCCGGGTCACCTCGTCGGCGAACGCCGAGAGCTGGTCGACCATCGTGTTGAGGGTCTCCTTGAGCTCCAGGATCTCGCCCTGGGCGTCCACGGTGATCTTCCTGGACAGGTCGCCCTTCGCGACGGCGGTGGACACCACGGCGATCTGCCGGACCTGCGAGGTCAGGTTGTTCGCCATGAAGTTGACGTTGTCGGTGAGGTCCTTCCACGTCCCCGAGACGCCGCGCACCTGCGCCTGGCCGCCCAGCTTGCCCTCGGTGCCGACCTCGCGGGCGACCCGGGTGACCTCCTCGGCGAAGGCCGAGAGCTGGTCGACCATCGTGTTGACGGTGTGCTTGAGCTCCAGCATCTCGCCGACGGCGTCGACGGTGACCTTGCGGCTCAGGTCGCCCTTGGCCACCGCGGTCGTCACCTCGGCGATGTCGCGCACCTGCGCGGAGACGCGGTCGGACATCGTGTTGACGGCCTCGGTGAGGTCGCGCCAGCTTCCCGACATGCCGCGCAGGTTGGCCCGGCCGCCCAGCCGGCCCTCGGTGCCGAGGTCGCGGGTGACCCGGGTCACCTCCGAGGTGAACAGCGAGAGCTGGTCGACCATGCCGTTGATGGCCTTGCCTAGCCGCCGCACCTCGCCCCGGGCCGCGCGGTCCACGTCGATCCGGCGGGACAGGTCGCCCTTGGCCACCGCGTCGATGACGTCGGCGGCGCCGCTGACCGGGGTGACGATCGCGTCGATCAGGTCGTTGACCGAGCCCACGCTCTCCGCCCACGCGCCCACACCCGGTCCCGGGCTCAGCCGCTCGGTGAACCGGCCCTCCTTGACGACCTCGCGGCGCACCCGGGCCAGCTCGTTGGCGAGGTGCTCACGCCGGTCGGCCACCTCGTTGAGCAGCAGCCTGATCTCGCTGAGGATCCCCGCGGGGGCGTGGGAGACGCGCCGGCGGAAGTCGCCGTCCCGCCAGGTGATGAGGGTTTCCAGAAAGGGAACGAGATCGGATTCGGTGTAGGTCCGTTCGGTCCCGGCCAGTTCGACGTTGGCGGGCGACATCTAGCCTCCTTTACCCCGATCGGGGCTGACGCGACCAGGGCAGCGGCCAGTACGGCCTTGTCCAGCTGTGGACTCCATGCCAGTCTGTCACGTTCCGTGGGGTGCGGGGCCCCCTTGCCTGACCCGGCGTCAGCCCGAAGTGTGGTAAGCAAGAAGGCGGTGGTTGTTTCCCCTCGTGCCGTTCTCGCCGCGTCCTTCACGCCGGGCGAGACGGCCGTACCCGACGCGAAGCGGTTCACGCGCGAAGTGATGACGGCGTGGGCGGCCCTGTCCGTGTGCCCGGAAGCCGAGCGCCTGGTGGGCGAACTCGTCGCCGGGGCGTCCGGAGGGCCCTTCGAGGTCGCCTGGCTGCACCACGGGGAGACCGTCCAGGTGGAGGTGCGGGAGAAGGCGGACGGCTCCGACTTCGGGCCGCGGGCCGACGCCGTGACCTGGGGCGTGACGTTCACCTCGTCCCTGCGCACCCGGTGGGCCCGGCTCGACCTGCCCGGCGGTGAGCCGGTGCAGAGCGACGAGTGGCTGCTGGAGGCCGCGCACGGCCCGGGCTGGCTCGGCTTCCTGGCCGACGCGAGCGACCTGCTGGCGGGCACGCTCAACCCCGAGATGGTGCCGGCGATCATCGCGCAGATCGTGGTGCCGCGCCTGGCCAGCTGGTGCGCCGTCTACACCGCGCAGGACGGCTCGGGCGACCTGCGCCCCGCGTACCTGTGGCACGCGGACGAGACGCAGATCGACGTCATGCGCGACGAACTGGAGGACGTCGCGCTGCCGGCGGACGACGGGACCGCCGTGCTGCCGCTGGGCGAGTGGCAGGCGCTGGCGTACCCGCTGACCGCGCGCGGGCGGCGGCTCGGCGTGATGTGCCTGGGCCGGCGCGACCACTTCCCCGACGAGGCGATGCAGATCGCCGAGGACCTCGGCCGGCGCGCGGCGCTGGCGCTCGACAACGCCCGCCTGTACGCGCAGCAGGCCGCGGCCAACCGGGCGCTCCAGCGCAGCCTGCTGCCGCCCGACGAGCCGGACACGCCCGGCCTCGACTTCCACGTGATCTACGAGCCGGCCGGGGAGACCAACGAGGTCGGCGGCGACTTCTACGACCTGTTCCCGGTCGCCCAGGGCGTCTGGCGGTTCGCGATCGGCGACGTGTGCGGCACCGGCCCCGAGGCCGCCGCCGTGACCGGGCTGGCCCGGCACACGCTCCGGCTGCTCGCCCGCGAGGGGTACGGCGTGGCCGCCGTGGTGGGCCGCCTCAACCAGGCGATCCTGGAGGAGGGGGAGCGCGCCCGCTTCCTGACGCTGCTGCACGGCCAGATCAACGTCGTGCCCGAAGGGCTGGACATCCGGCTCGTCTCCGCCGGGCACCCGGAGGCGATGCGGCTGCGGCCGAACGGCGACGTCGAGGTCGTCGCCTCACCGCAGTCGCTGCTCGGGGTCTTCCCGGAGACGAGGTTCCAGGAGGACGAGCTGCGGCTCACCCCCGGTGACGTGCTGCTCGGGGTGACCGACGGGGTGACCGAGCGGAGGTCGGGCACCCGGCTGCTGGACGACGACGGCGGCCTCGCCAGGCTGCTGGCGGAGTGCGCCGACCTGTCCGCCCGCGCCGTCGCTGAGCGCATCCGCCGCGCCGTGCAGGACTTCGCGCCCGAACCGAGCGCCGACGACCTCGCCATCCTCGTCCTGCGCGCCCCCTGACCGACCGGCTGCCTCGCGCAGGTCAGGCCCGGCCCAGGGTGCGGGAGGCGAAGTCGATGGACGCCGCCATCTGCCGGACCCTCTCCTCGATCGCGGGCGTGCCCGGCCCCGCCGCGTACCGGTAGAGGGACGCCTCGCGGCCGTGGTCGGCGAGGGCCCGCGCGTAGCGCTCCACCTGCTCCATCGGCCAGTGCGGATCGTCGTCTCCCGCGATGATCAGCAGCGGCGCCTCCACCATGTCGGCGTACGTGATCGGGGAGGACGCGGCGTACCGGTCGGGCACCTCCGACGGAGAGCCGCCGAGCAGCGCCCGGTGCGCCGCGCGCAGGTACTCGGCCTCCTGCTCGTACATCGCCGCGTGGTCGGGGATGGGCATGGTCGCGATCCCCGCCGCCCAGGCCTTCGGCTGGGTGCCGAGCGCGAGCAGGGTCAGGTAGCCGCCCCACGCGGCCCCGGCGAGCACGAGACGGTCGGGGTCGGCGATGCCGTGTTCCACGGCCCAGTCGCGCACCGCCGCCACGTCGGCGAGCTCGATGTGGCCGACGTCTCCGCGCAGCGCCTCGCGCCAGGCCGAGCCGTACCCGGCCGAGCCGCGGTGGTTCACCCGGATCACCGCGAAGCCGCTGTCCACCCACGCCGCCACCTGCGGCTGGAAGGAGTCGTCGTCCTGCCCGCCCGGCATGCCGTCGAACGCGGCCGGCTGGCTGTGCAGCAGGAACACCGCCGGGTACGGCGCGGCGGCCCGCTCCGGCCGGGAGACGAGGGCGTGGATGCGGCCGCCCGGGCCCTCCACGTCGATGTCCTCCAGCGGCACGGACGGCGGTGGCGTACGACCGGGGCTGAAGACCACGTGGCCGTTGCTCGACCTGATCACCGGAGGGTGGGCCGCGCTCGACCAGGCGTACTCGACGGTCCCGTCGGGCCGCGGCGCCGCCGCCTCGATCACCCCGTGCGGGCTGTCGATGGGGGTGAGGCCCCCACCGGCCAGGTCGTAGCGCAGCAGTTCGGTGCGGCCCCGGTGGTTGTGGACGATCAGCAGGGCGCGGCCGTCGTCGTACCAGTCGGCGGAGATCTCCCCGCGCCCCCGCAGCCAGATCTCCCGTTGCTCGCCGGTCACCGTGTCCCACACGAGCGGCTCGCGGCGGCCCCGGCGCTCGTGCAGGACCAGCAGCCGCCGGTCGCCGGGCACGGGCGCGAAGCGGACCCCGATCACCCCCTTGCCGGGCCCGTCGTCCAGCTCGGCGGCCACCGATCCGTTCGCCTTCAGCACCCGCACGGCCGGGTGCAGCAGGTCGCCGTGCTCGCTGTGGGTGACGGCGACGACCGCCCCGTCGAGGGACATGTCCGCGACCACGGCGTACTCGTCGTGGTGGTAGAGCCGCACCGGCTCGTCCCCCGGGCGGGCCAGCAGGATCTCGAAACCGTCCCGGGAGGAGCGGCCGACCGCCGCGGTGCCGTCGGAGGCGAGCGCGAGCCCGCCCGGATGACCGGGAGGCAT is a window of Microbispora sp. NBC_01189 DNA encoding:
- a CDS encoding HAMP domain-containing protein, which produces MSPANVELAGTERTYTESDLVPFLETLITWRDGDFRRRVSHAPAGILSEIRLLLNEVADRREHLANELARVRREVVKEGRFTERLSPGPGVGAWAESVGSVNDLIDAIVTPVSGAADVIDAVAKGDLSRRIDVDRAARGEVRRLGKAINGMVDQLSLFTSEVTRVTRDLGTEGRLGGRANLRGMSGSWRDLTEAVNTMSDRVSAQVRDIAEVTTAVAKGDLSRKVTVDAVGEMLELKHTVNTMVDQLSAFAEEVTRVAREVGTEGKLGGQAQVRGVSGTWKDLTDNVNFMANNLTSQVRQIAVVSTAVAKGDLSRKITVDAQGEILELKETLNTMVDQLSAFADEVTRVAREVGTEGKLGGRAEVKGVSGVWKDLTDNVNSMARNLTYQVRNIAQVTTAVANGDFTRKIDVDAQGEMLELKSTMNTMVDQLSSFASEVTRVAREVGTEGRLGGQAQVRGVSGNWKDLTDNVNFMANNLTSQIRQIAVVSTAVAQGNLSKKITVDAQGEILELKDTMNTMVDQLSAFAAEVTRVAREVGTEGRLGGQARVPGVSGVWKDLTDNVNSMANNFTYQVRNIAQVTTAVANGDLTRKIDVDAQGEILQLKSTMNTMVDQLSSFASEVTRVAREVGSEGQLGGQARVEGVEGTWKRLTESVNELAGNLTTQVRAIAEVTSAVARGDLTRSITVEAPGELAQLKDNINTMVSTLRQTTKTNQEQDWLKSNLARISRLMQGHRDLMEVARLIMSELTPLVSAGHGACYLYDGGRLNLIAGYGIQPGSSPKPRFELGEGIIGQAALEAKQIILENVPADSITIETGLSRSHPAQIVVLPILFENKVLGVLEMASFTQFSQVHVAFLTQLVETIGVTINTIMANSRTEALLTESQRLAIELQERSDELQRQQEELRRSNAELEDKAALLAKQNRAIEIQNFQIEQARRTLEERAEQLAVSSRYKSEFLANMSHELRTPLNSLLVLAKLLTENAEGNLTAQQVEFARTIHDAGSALLQLINDILDLSKVEAGRMDIHPQAMSVAALVEYMEATFAPLARDKGLSFTVDVDPSVPGDVSSDEQRLQQVLRNLLSNAVKFTHKGEVRLEVTRAASDVPYVDEKLQGAQDMLAFKVVDTGIGIAPDKLEVIFEQFRQADGTTSRKYGGTGLGLSICREIARLLGGEIHVQSTPGAGSTFTLYLPPSYSGPLAASDGGAITSLASSDGPEVDVPELHIKEILPEIPLPIDPPMAQLAPIPDGHVHDWQGDDPLSGAKILIVDDDIRNVFALTSVLERHGSTVVYGENGREGIEQLERNEDVALVLMDIMMPEMDGWATTSAIRKMPQFADLPIIALTAKVMHGDREKSIASGASDYVPKPVDVDRLLERLRGWLMRGRNVGTERTRGVPAPESRDSQEA
- a CDS encoding PP2C family protein-serine/threonine phosphatase, which produces MVVSPRAVLAASFTPGETAVPDAKRFTREVMTAWAALSVCPEAERLVGELVAGASGGPFEVAWLHHGETVQVEVREKADGSDFGPRADAVTWGVTFTSSLRTRWARLDLPGGEPVQSDEWLLEAAHGPGWLGFLADASDLLAGTLNPEMVPAIIAQIVVPRLASWCAVYTAQDGSGDLRPAYLWHADETQIDVMRDELEDVALPADDGTAVLPLGEWQALAYPLTARGRRLGVMCLGRRDHFPDEAMQIAEDLGRRAALALDNARLYAQQAAANRALQRSLLPPDEPDTPGLDFHVIYEPAGETNEVGGDFYDLFPVAQGVWRFAIGDVCGTGPEAAAVTGLARHTLRLLAREGYGVAAVVGRLNQAILEEGERARFLTLLHGQINVVPEGLDIRLVSAGHPEAMRLRPNGDVEVVASPQSLLGVFPETRFQEDELRLTPGDVLLGVTDGVTERRSGTRLLDDDGGLARLLAECADLSARAVAERIRRAVQDFAPEPSADDLAILVLRAP
- a CDS encoding prolyl oligopeptidase family serine peptidase, which translates into the protein MKAEERWQARFRAPRVTLPTWARQAPHRAVYRGNASGAWEIYAWDRSNGRTRQVTDRPNGTRHGAIDPTGRWVWWFGDAGGDRQGVWSRQPFDGGPDVPLPMPPGHPGGLALASDGTAAVGRSSRDGFEILLARPGDEPVRLYHHDEYAVVADMSLDGAVVAVTHSEHGDLLHPAVRVLKANGSVAAELDDGPGKGVIGVRFAPVPGDRRLLVLHERRGRREPLVWDTVTGEQREIWLRGRGEISADWYDDGRALLIVHNHRGRTELLRYDLAGGGLTPIDSPHGVIEAAAPRPDGTVEYAWSSAAHPPVIRSSNGHVVFSPGRTPPPSVPLEDIDVEGPGGRIHALVSRPERAAAPYPAVFLLHSQPAAFDGMPGGQDDDSFQPQVAAWVDSGFAVIRVNHRGSAGYGSAWREALRGDVGHIELADVAAVRDWAVEHGIADPDRLVLAGAAWGGYLTLLALGTQPKAWAAGIATMPIPDHAAMYEQEAEYLRAAHRALLGGSPSEVPDRYAASSPITYADMVEAPLLIIAGDDDPHWPMEQVERYARALADHGREASLYRYAAGPGTPAIEERVRQMAASIDFASRTLGRA